The following coding sequences lie in one Apium graveolens cultivar Ventura chromosome 3, ASM990537v1, whole genome shotgun sequence genomic window:
- the LOC141712922 gene encoding exocyst complex component SEC5B-like isoform X2, protein MSSDSDEDELLQQALQEQAHRDVNYQKSSGKPVQNYVQQPAKASPAPRKSNQAASGRKQRQSEDFDDDSEVEMLSISSGDEDSTNNRAVRPPKGGRDDQWDGGEPDCWKRVDEGELGRRVRDMREARTAPAVQIEQKPAALRKGLANLQSIPRGIECIDPLGLGLIDNKSLRLVYDRKALSPSKAEKDYPDQNLREKLMYFSEKFDAKLFLSRVHEETSADDFEAGAIALKTDFEGRTSQRKKLVKENFDCFVSCKTTIDDIETKLTRIEEDPEGSGTTHLYNCIQGVSSVANRAFEPLFERQAQTEKIRSVQGMLQRFRTLFNLPSTIRGNISKGEYDLAVREYRKAKSIVLPSHVGILKRVLEEVEKVMQEFKGMLYKSMEDPHIDLTNLENIVRLLLDLEPELDPVWHYLNIQNQRIRGLLEKCTLDHETMMEQLQNEIREKALSDAKWKQLQQDLNDVTDGDYGSTLEYIEPLMLSSEEVDAHRGKYIRRLTAVLIHHIPAFWKTTLSVSSGKFAKSSQVSGETNVSTSANKNEERGDGKFSAHSLEEVAGMIRNTISAYESKVQKTFQDFEELNILRPYMNDSIMEISKACQAFEAKDSAPSVAVTALRTLQSEITKVYILRLCSWMRTSTEELAKEESWTPVSVLERNKSPYTISLLPLAFRSILVSAMDQINLMVQSLRNEAKRSEDIFLQLQEIQESARLAFLNCLLDFAGHLERIGGELAQSKSNRGSPHCQNGYADDQPQMSFDPLPESAVHPLHQLLMVLSNIGYCKDELSRELYNKYKHIWQQSRGKDEEDADKQDLYTSFSGLEEKVLAQYTFAKAQLIRAASVNYMLDAGVQWASAPAVKGVRDAAVELLHSLVSVHAEVFAGCKPLLDKTLGILVEGLIDTLLSLFHENQEKDLRALDANGFCQLMLELEYFETILNPYFTHEARESLTSLQGVLLEKATESATESVETPSNRRRGGDEPSDERQYGSAVSPDDLIALAQQYSSELLQAELERTRVNTACFIESYPLDSVPEQAKASIRGSMDSPSGSFKSSQNFQGRQRRR, encoded by the exons ATGTCAAGCGACAGTGACGAAGACGAGCTAttacaacaggctcttcaagagCAAGCTCATCGCGATGTCAATTACCAGAAATCGTCCGGTAAGCCTGTTCAGAATTACGTTCAGCAGCCGGCCAAGGCGTCTCCGGCGCCGCGGAAATCTAATCAGGCCGCTTCGGGACGGAAACAGCGCCAGTCGGAGGATTTTGATGATGATTCGGAGGTGGAAATGTTAAGTATATCGTCTGGCGATGAGGATTCGACGAATAATCGAGCAGTGAGGCCTCCGAAAGGCGGTCGGGATGATCAATGGGATGGCGGAGAGCCTGATTGCTGGAAGCGTGTTGATGAAGGGGAG CTTGGTCGGAGGGTCCGTGATATGCGGGAGGCAAGAACAGCTCCTGCCGTACAGATTGAACAGAAGCCAGCGGCATTGAGAAAAGGACTTGCTAATTTACAATCCATTCCACGCGGTATCGAATGTATTGATCCTCTTGGATTAGG GCTAATAGATAACAAATCACTAAGGTTAGTCTATGATCGGAAGGCACTTTCTCCATCCAAAGCCGAGAAAGACTACCCAGATCAAAATCTTCGCG AAAAACTAATGTATTTTTCTGAGAAGTTTGATGCAAAATTGTTTTTGTCACGAGTTCACGAAGAAACAAGTGCAGACGATTTTGAAGCTGGTGCTATTGCTTTGAAAACTGATTTTGAAGGAAGGACTTCACAAAGGAAAAAACTAGTTAAAGAAAATTTTGATTGCTTCGTCTCTTGCAAAACTACAATTGATG ATATCGAGACAAAATTGACACGAATAGAAGAAGACCCTGAAGGTTCTGGAACAACTCATTTGTATAATTGCATCCAAGGAGTTAGTTCAGTGGCTAATCGTGCTTTTGAACCTTTGTTTGAGCGTCAG GCCCAAACTGAGAAAATACGTTCTGTCCAAGGAATGCTTCAGAGGTTCAGGACACTTTTTAATTTGCCTAGTACAATTCGTGGAAATATCAGCAAGGGCGAATATGATTTGGCCGTTAGAGAATACAGGAAAGCGAAGTCGATTGTGCTGCCTTCGCAT GTGGGAATACTTAAACGTGTCCTTGAAGAGGTTGAAAAAGTAATGCAAGAGTTCAAAGGCATGCTATACAAGTCAATGGAAGATCCACACATCGACCTAACAAAT CTTGAGAACATTGTGAGACTCTTATTGGATCTGGAACCTGAGTTGGATCCTGTGTGGCATTATTTAAATATACAG AATCAACGAATTCGAGGTTTGCTTGAAAAGTGCACATTAGATCATGAAACAATGATGGAACAATTGCAAAATGAGATACGGGAAAAAGCTTTGTCCGATGCTAAGTGGAAGCAGCTGCAACAAGATTTGAATGATGTG ACGGATGGCGATTATGGTAGTACTTTAGAATATATAGAGCCGCTAATGTTAAGCAGTGAAGAAGTTGATGCTCATAGAGGGAAGTATATCCGTAGATTAACTGCTGTCCTTATTCATCACATACCAGCCTTCTGGAAAACAACTCTATCAGTTTCCAGTGGAAAATTTGCTAAG tCTTCCCAAGTTTCTGGTGAAACCAATGTTAGCACTTCTGCAAATAAAAATGAAGAAAGAGGAGATGGAAAATTTTCTGCTCATTCTCTGGAAGAAGTTGCTGGAATGATACGTAATACTATATCTGCATACGAGTCCAAG GTCCAGAAAACATTTCAGGACTTCGAAGAGTTAAATATTCTTCGCCCATACATGAACGATTCCATTATGGAGATATCTAAAGCATGCCAAGCATTTGAAGCAAAAGACTCGGCGCCTTCTGTTGCTG TAACTGCTCTGCGGACGCTTCAGTCTGAGATTACAAAAGTTTATATATTAAGACTTTGTTCATGGATGAGAACCTCAACTGAAGAGCTAGCAAAAGAAGAATCGTGGACCCCGGTGTCTGTCCTTGAAAGAAACAAGTCTCCTTACACAATTTCTTTGTTGCCGCTAGCTTTCCGTTCTATCTTAGTTTCGGCAATGGACCAAATCAACTT GATGGTGCAGTCTTTAAGAAATGAAGCTAAGAGGTCAGAAGACATCTTTTTGCAGCTTCAAGAAATTCAGGAATCTGCAAGACTTGCATTTTTGAATTGTTTGCTGGATTTTGCCG GTCATCTAGAACGCATTGGTGGGGAGCTTGCCCAAAGCAAGTCAAATAGAGGAAGTCCACATTGTCAAAATGGATATGCAGACGATCAACCCCAGATGTCATTTGATCCTTTACCAGAAAGTGCGGTTCATCCTCTCCATCAACTACTAATGGTCTTGAGCAATATTGGGTATTGCAAGGATGAACTTTCCCGCGAGCTGTACAACAAATACAAACATATCTGGCAGCAATCCAG GGGAAAGGATGAAGAGGATGCTGATAAGCAAGATCTATATACGTCCTTCTCTGGACTTGAAGAGAAGGTCCTTGCACAGTACACTTTCGCGAAG GCGCAATTAATTAGAGCAGCATCCGTAAATTACATGTTGGATGCTGGAGTGCAATGGGCAAGTGCACCTGCAGTCAAA GGTGTGCGAGACGCAGCTGTGGAGTTACTGCATAGTTTAGTATCTGTGCATGCAGAG GTGTTTGCTGGCTGCAAGCCCTTGCTGGATAAGACACTTGGTATTCTTGTTGAAGGTCTGATTGATACATTGCTCAGCCTTTTCCATGAAAATCAAGAGAAAGATCTTAGAGCACTGGATGCCAATGGTTTTTGTCAGCTTATGCTAGAG CTTGAATATTTTGAGACCATATTAAATCCGTATTTTACACATGAGGCGAGAGAGTCACTGACATCTTTACAAGGAGTTCTACTGGAGAAAGCCACCGAGAGTGCAACGGAGTCAGTTGAGACTCCAAGTAATCGACGTCGCGGAGGTGATGAACCTTCTGATGAAAGACAATATGGATCGGCTGTTTCACCTGACGATTTGATT GCCCTCGCCCAGCAGTACAGCTCTGAGCTACTTCAAGCAGAGCTCGAGAGGACACGAGTTAATACAGCATGCTTCATAGAGTCGTATCCTTTGGACTCTGTTCCAGAACAAGCCAAAGCTTCCATTAGAGGATCAATGGACTCTCCCAGCGGAAGCTTTAAAAGCTCACAAAATTTCCAAGGCAGGCAGAGACGTAGATAA
- the LOC141712922 gene encoding exocyst complex component SEC5B-like isoform X1 yields the protein MSSDSDEDELLQQALQEQAHRDVNYQKSSGKPVQNYVQQPAKASPAPRKSNQAASGRKQRQSEDFDDDSEVEMLSISSGDEDSTNNRAVRPPKGGRDDQWDGGEPDCWKRVDEGELGRRVRDMREARTAPAVQIEQKPAALRKGLANLQSIPRGIECIDPLGLGLIDNKSLRLVYDRKALSPSKAEKDYPDQNLREKLMYFSEKFDAKLFLSRVHEETSADDFEAGAIALKTDFEGRTSQRKKLVKENFDCFVSCKTTIDDIETKLTRIEEDPEGSGTTHLYNCIQGVSSVANRAFEPLFERQAQTEKIRSVQGMLQRFRTLFNLPSTIRGNISKGEYDLAVREYRKAKSIVLPSHVGILKRVLEEVEKVMQEFKGMLYKSMEDPHIDLTNLENIVRLLLDLEPELDPVWHYLNIQNQRIRGLLEKCTLDHETMMEQLQNEIREKALSDAKWKQLQQDLNDVVNTDGDYGSTLEYIEPLMLSSEEVDAHRGKYIRRLTAVLIHHIPAFWKTTLSVSSGKFAKSSQVSGETNVSTSANKNEERGDGKFSAHSLEEVAGMIRNTISAYESKVQKTFQDFEELNILRPYMNDSIMEISKACQAFEAKDSAPSVAVTALRTLQSEITKVYILRLCSWMRTSTEELAKEESWTPVSVLERNKSPYTISLLPLAFRSILVSAMDQINLMVQSLRNEAKRSEDIFLQLQEIQESARLAFLNCLLDFAGHLERIGGELAQSKSNRGSPHCQNGYADDQPQMSFDPLPESAVHPLHQLLMVLSNIGYCKDELSRELYNKYKHIWQQSRGKDEEDADKQDLYTSFSGLEEKVLAQYTFAKAQLIRAASVNYMLDAGVQWASAPAVKGVRDAAVELLHSLVSVHAEVFAGCKPLLDKTLGILVEGLIDTLLSLFHENQEKDLRALDANGFCQLMLELEYFETILNPYFTHEARESLTSLQGVLLEKATESATESVETPSNRRRGGDEPSDERQYGSAVSPDDLIALAQQYSSELLQAELERTRVNTACFIESYPLDSVPEQAKASIRGSMDSPSGSFKSSQNFQGRQRRR from the exons ATGTCAAGCGACAGTGACGAAGACGAGCTAttacaacaggctcttcaagagCAAGCTCATCGCGATGTCAATTACCAGAAATCGTCCGGTAAGCCTGTTCAGAATTACGTTCAGCAGCCGGCCAAGGCGTCTCCGGCGCCGCGGAAATCTAATCAGGCCGCTTCGGGACGGAAACAGCGCCAGTCGGAGGATTTTGATGATGATTCGGAGGTGGAAATGTTAAGTATATCGTCTGGCGATGAGGATTCGACGAATAATCGAGCAGTGAGGCCTCCGAAAGGCGGTCGGGATGATCAATGGGATGGCGGAGAGCCTGATTGCTGGAAGCGTGTTGATGAAGGGGAG CTTGGTCGGAGGGTCCGTGATATGCGGGAGGCAAGAACAGCTCCTGCCGTACAGATTGAACAGAAGCCAGCGGCATTGAGAAAAGGACTTGCTAATTTACAATCCATTCCACGCGGTATCGAATGTATTGATCCTCTTGGATTAGG GCTAATAGATAACAAATCACTAAGGTTAGTCTATGATCGGAAGGCACTTTCTCCATCCAAAGCCGAGAAAGACTACCCAGATCAAAATCTTCGCG AAAAACTAATGTATTTTTCTGAGAAGTTTGATGCAAAATTGTTTTTGTCACGAGTTCACGAAGAAACAAGTGCAGACGATTTTGAAGCTGGTGCTATTGCTTTGAAAACTGATTTTGAAGGAAGGACTTCACAAAGGAAAAAACTAGTTAAAGAAAATTTTGATTGCTTCGTCTCTTGCAAAACTACAATTGATG ATATCGAGACAAAATTGACACGAATAGAAGAAGACCCTGAAGGTTCTGGAACAACTCATTTGTATAATTGCATCCAAGGAGTTAGTTCAGTGGCTAATCGTGCTTTTGAACCTTTGTTTGAGCGTCAG GCCCAAACTGAGAAAATACGTTCTGTCCAAGGAATGCTTCAGAGGTTCAGGACACTTTTTAATTTGCCTAGTACAATTCGTGGAAATATCAGCAAGGGCGAATATGATTTGGCCGTTAGAGAATACAGGAAAGCGAAGTCGATTGTGCTGCCTTCGCAT GTGGGAATACTTAAACGTGTCCTTGAAGAGGTTGAAAAAGTAATGCAAGAGTTCAAAGGCATGCTATACAAGTCAATGGAAGATCCACACATCGACCTAACAAAT CTTGAGAACATTGTGAGACTCTTATTGGATCTGGAACCTGAGTTGGATCCTGTGTGGCATTATTTAAATATACAG AATCAACGAATTCGAGGTTTGCTTGAAAAGTGCACATTAGATCATGAAACAATGATGGAACAATTGCAAAATGAGATACGGGAAAAAGCTTTGTCCGATGCTAAGTGGAAGCAGCTGCAACAAGATTTGAATGATGTGGTAAAT ACGGATGGCGATTATGGTAGTACTTTAGAATATATAGAGCCGCTAATGTTAAGCAGTGAAGAAGTTGATGCTCATAGAGGGAAGTATATCCGTAGATTAACTGCTGTCCTTATTCATCACATACCAGCCTTCTGGAAAACAACTCTATCAGTTTCCAGTGGAAAATTTGCTAAG tCTTCCCAAGTTTCTGGTGAAACCAATGTTAGCACTTCTGCAAATAAAAATGAAGAAAGAGGAGATGGAAAATTTTCTGCTCATTCTCTGGAAGAAGTTGCTGGAATGATACGTAATACTATATCTGCATACGAGTCCAAG GTCCAGAAAACATTTCAGGACTTCGAAGAGTTAAATATTCTTCGCCCATACATGAACGATTCCATTATGGAGATATCTAAAGCATGCCAAGCATTTGAAGCAAAAGACTCGGCGCCTTCTGTTGCTG TAACTGCTCTGCGGACGCTTCAGTCTGAGATTACAAAAGTTTATATATTAAGACTTTGTTCATGGATGAGAACCTCAACTGAAGAGCTAGCAAAAGAAGAATCGTGGACCCCGGTGTCTGTCCTTGAAAGAAACAAGTCTCCTTACACAATTTCTTTGTTGCCGCTAGCTTTCCGTTCTATCTTAGTTTCGGCAATGGACCAAATCAACTT GATGGTGCAGTCTTTAAGAAATGAAGCTAAGAGGTCAGAAGACATCTTTTTGCAGCTTCAAGAAATTCAGGAATCTGCAAGACTTGCATTTTTGAATTGTTTGCTGGATTTTGCCG GTCATCTAGAACGCATTGGTGGGGAGCTTGCCCAAAGCAAGTCAAATAGAGGAAGTCCACATTGTCAAAATGGATATGCAGACGATCAACCCCAGATGTCATTTGATCCTTTACCAGAAAGTGCGGTTCATCCTCTCCATCAACTACTAATGGTCTTGAGCAATATTGGGTATTGCAAGGATGAACTTTCCCGCGAGCTGTACAACAAATACAAACATATCTGGCAGCAATCCAG GGGAAAGGATGAAGAGGATGCTGATAAGCAAGATCTATATACGTCCTTCTCTGGACTTGAAGAGAAGGTCCTTGCACAGTACACTTTCGCGAAG GCGCAATTAATTAGAGCAGCATCCGTAAATTACATGTTGGATGCTGGAGTGCAATGGGCAAGTGCACCTGCAGTCAAA GGTGTGCGAGACGCAGCTGTGGAGTTACTGCATAGTTTAGTATCTGTGCATGCAGAG GTGTTTGCTGGCTGCAAGCCCTTGCTGGATAAGACACTTGGTATTCTTGTTGAAGGTCTGATTGATACATTGCTCAGCCTTTTCCATGAAAATCAAGAGAAAGATCTTAGAGCACTGGATGCCAATGGTTTTTGTCAGCTTATGCTAGAG CTTGAATATTTTGAGACCATATTAAATCCGTATTTTACACATGAGGCGAGAGAGTCACTGACATCTTTACAAGGAGTTCTACTGGAGAAAGCCACCGAGAGTGCAACGGAGTCAGTTGAGACTCCAAGTAATCGACGTCGCGGAGGTGATGAACCTTCTGATGAAAGACAATATGGATCGGCTGTTTCACCTGACGATTTGATT GCCCTCGCCCAGCAGTACAGCTCTGAGCTACTTCAAGCAGAGCTCGAGAGGACACGAGTTAATACAGCATGCTTCATAGAGTCGTATCCTTTGGACTCTGTTCCAGAACAAGCCAAAGCTTCCATTAGAGGATCAATGGACTCTCCCAGCGGAAGCTTTAAAAGCTCACAAAATTTCCAAGGCAGGCAGAGACGTAGATAA